A window of Komagataeibacter medellinensis NBRC 3288 contains these coding sequences:
- the ftsH gene encoding ATP-dependent zinc metalloprotease FtsH — protein MNNFGRNLALWVIIIVLLLLLFNVFQPGSVQHASQQLAYSDFIGDVNSGHVRSVVVQEHNITGTLTDGTSFDTYAPQDPTLIPRLTEKGIEVAAKPLENDTNPFLRYLINYAPLLLMVGAWIFIMRQMQSGGGRAMGFGKSRARMLTEKQGRVTFDDVAGIDEAKSELQEIVDFLRDPQKFTRLGGKIPKGVLLVGPPGTGKTLLARAIAGEANVPFFTISGSDFVEMFVGVGASRVRDMFEQGKKAAPCIIFIDEIDAVGRHRGAGLGGGNDEREQTLNQMLVEMDGFDSNEGVILIAATNRPDVLDPALLRPGRFDRQVVVPNPDVAGREKILRVHMRKVPLASDVDPKVIARGTPGFSGADLANLVNEAALMAARLGKRTVAMLEFENAKDKVMMGAERRSLVMTEDEKKMTAYHEGGHALVGILTPGSDPVHKATIIPRGRALGMVMSLPEKDRYSESRSWCIGKLTLAMGGRAAEEIIFGPDNVSTGASGDIKMATDVARRMVTEWGMSEKLGMVAYGGNGQEVFLGHSVTQNKNVSEETAREIDNEVRKLIDAAYDRARTLLLDHIDQLHRLGSALLEYETLTGEEIRQVLRGEKIERVVVDDPMPENRRPSVPPSAPSAPVAPLPVAKGDDGVGTTAPAG, from the coding sequence ATGAACAATTTCGGCCGCAACCTGGCCCTGTGGGTTATCATCATCGTCCTGTTGCTGCTGCTGTTTAACGTTTTCCAGCCGGGAAGCGTGCAGCACGCATCGCAGCAACTGGCATATTCCGATTTCATCGGGGACGTGAACAGCGGCCATGTGCGCTCTGTTGTCGTGCAGGAACACAACATTACCGGCACGCTGACCGATGGCACATCGTTCGACACCTATGCGCCGCAGGATCCGACCCTGATCCCCCGCCTGACGGAAAAGGGGATCGAAGTCGCGGCCAAACCGCTTGAGAACGATACCAATCCCTTCCTGCGCTACCTGATCAACTATGCGCCGCTGTTGCTCATGGTGGGTGCGTGGATCTTCATCATGCGTCAGATGCAGTCCGGTGGCGGGCGCGCTATGGGCTTTGGCAAGTCGCGTGCACGCATGCTGACCGAAAAGCAGGGCCGCGTGACGTTTGATGACGTGGCGGGCATTGATGAAGCCAAGAGTGAATTGCAGGAAATCGTGGACTTCCTGCGCGATCCGCAGAAGTTTACCCGTCTGGGTGGCAAGATTCCCAAGGGTGTGCTGCTTGTCGGCCCCCCCGGCACGGGCAAGACGTTGCTGGCCCGTGCCATTGCGGGTGAGGCGAATGTCCCGTTCTTTACCATTTCCGGCTCCGACTTCGTGGAAATGTTCGTAGGCGTGGGTGCATCGCGTGTCCGTGACATGTTTGAACAGGGCAAGAAGGCCGCTCCCTGCATCATCTTCATTGACGAAATCGATGCTGTTGGCCGCCATCGTGGCGCGGGTCTGGGCGGCGGCAATGACGAGCGCGAGCAGACCCTGAACCAGATGCTGGTCGAGATGGACGGTTTTGACAGCAATGAGGGCGTGATCCTGATTGCCGCGACCAACCGCCCCGACGTGCTTGACCCCGCCCTGCTGCGGCCTGGCCGCTTCGACCGGCAGGTTGTGGTGCCCAACCCCGATGTGGCGGGCCGGGAGAAGATCCTGCGCGTGCATATGCGTAAGGTGCCGCTGGCATCTGACGTGGACCCCAAGGTCATTGCCCGTGGCACCCCCGGTTTCTCGGGTGCGGATCTGGCCAACCTTGTCAACGAAGCGGCCCTGATGGCTGCCCGCCTTGGCAAGCGCACGGTTGCCATGCTGGAGTTCGAGAACGCCAAGGACAAGGTGATGATGGGGGCCGAACGCCGGTCGCTTGTCATGACCGAGGATGAAAAGAAGATGACCGCCTATCATGAAGGTGGTCATGCGCTGGTAGGTATCCTGACCCCTGGTTCCGACCCGGTGCACAAGGCTACCATCATTCCACGCGGCCGTGCGCTGGGTATGGTGATGAGCCTGCCGGAGAAGGACCGTTATTCTGAAAGCCGGTCGTGGTGCATCGGCAAACTGACGCTGGCCATGGGTGGGCGTGCGGCGGAAGAAATCATCTTTGGTCCAGATAACGTGTCTACTGGTGCTTCGGGTGACATCAAGATGGCGACCGATGTGGCCCGCCGCATGGTGACCGAATGGGGCATGAGCGAAAAGCTGGGCATGGTTGCCTATGGTGGTAACGGGCAGGAAGTTTTCCTTGGCCATAGTGTGACGCAGAACAAGAATGTGTCTGAAGAGACGGCACGCGAGATCGATAACGAGGTCCGCAAGCTGATTGATGCTGCCTATGACCGCGCCCGGACCCTGCTGCTTGATCATATTGACCAGTTGCACAGGCTTGGTTCCGCCCTGCTGGAATATGAAACCCTGACCGGTGAGGAAATCCGGCAGGTGCTGCGCGGTGAGAAGATCGAGCGCGTGGTGGTGGATGACCCGATGCCGGAAAATCGTCGCCCGTCCGTGCCGCCTTCGGCCCCTTCAGCCCCCGTGGCACCGTTGCCCGTGGCAAAGGGAGATGATGGCGTGGGTACTACGGCCCCGGCGGGCTAG
- the tilS gene encoding tRNA lysidine(34) synthetase TilS translates to MAALGPWPGAGVPVAVAVSGGADSMALAVLARQWRPDVVGLVVDHGLRAESRREAEQTISRLSALGMSAHLLVLAGLERGTRMAERARRMRYAALFAACREIGALDLLVAHHAGDQAETVMMRRRAASGDDGLAGMALATPMLDVRIVRPLLPFTKPALYATVRAAGVAWVEDPSNADLRTERARARQALAQDGELDAALKTQALRAGQARMARDRADAGWLAIHARFHPGGWVVLPAGLAPPRVLSGLVRVVGGHDYPPDRARITLLAHAAQPATLAGVALMQWREGQWLVAREEAAMAPRMPAVVGCVWDRRFVLRARTLPPGCEVGAAGPVAAWWPRAWGRPAWPARVLRTLPALWLGGQVVAVPHMGVCRMDWAADAVFANHPPQPMLPGMLFGGTQGNLVGRVS, encoded by the coding sequence ATGGCAGCCCTTGGTCCATGGCCGGGTGCAGGCGTGCCGGTTGCGGTTGCAGTTTCGGGTGGGGCGGACAGCATGGCGCTGGCGGTTCTGGCCCGGCAGTGGCGGCCAGACGTGGTCGGGCTTGTGGTTGATCATGGCCTGCGTGCCGAATCCCGGCGGGAGGCGGAACAGACCATAAGCCGCCTGTCCGCTCTGGGCATGTCCGCACACCTGCTGGTGCTGGCGGGGCTGGAACGCGGCACCCGCATGGCCGAACGTGCCAGGCGCATGCGTTACGCGGCCCTCTTTGCCGCTTGCCGCGAAATCGGGGCGCTGGACCTGCTGGTGGCCCATCATGCGGGCGACCAGGCCGAAACAGTCATGATGCGCAGACGGGCCGCTAGCGGGGATGATGGGTTGGCGGGTATGGCGCTGGCCACCCCCATGCTGGATGTGCGGATTGTCCGGCCTCTGCTGCCCTTTACCAAGCCTGCCCTTTACGCCACGGTGCGTGCGGCGGGTGTAGCATGGGTGGAAGACCCCTCTAACGCGGACCTGCGCACTGAACGGGCTCGCGCGCGGCAGGCATTGGCGCAGGATGGCGAACTTGATGCCGCGCTGAAGACACAGGCCCTGCGCGCGGGGCAGGCCCGCATGGCGCGTGACCGGGCGGATGCAGGCTGGCTGGCCATCCATGCCCGTTTTCACCCCGGTGGGTGGGTGGTGCTTCCCGCAGGGCTGGCGCCCCCCCGGGTGCTGTCGGGTCTGGTTCGGGTTGTGGGGGGGCATGACTATCCCCCTGACCGTGCGCGGATCACTTTACTTGCCCATGCCGCACAACCCGCAACGCTGGCAGGCGTTGCACTCATGCAATGGCGTGAAGGACAGTGGCTTGTAGCACGCGAGGAAGCGGCCATGGCGCCACGCATGCCCGCAGTAGTGGGATGTGTATGGGACCGGCGGTTCGTACTACGTGCCCGTACCCTGCCCCCCGGGTGTGAGGTCGGGGCAGCAGGCCCCGTGGCGGCATGGTGGCCACGCGCGTGGGGAAGGCCTGCATGGCCCGCGCGCGTGCTGCGCACGCTTCCCGCGCTGTGGCTGGGGGGGCAGGTGGTTGCCGTGCCCCATATGGGCGTATGCAGGATGGACTGGGCGGCGGATGCGGTTTTTGCAAACCATCCTCCCCAACCCATGCTGCCGGGGATGCTGTTCGGGGGGACTCAGGGCAATCTGGTGGGCCGGGTGTCATAA
- a CDS encoding tol-pal system YbgF family protein: MRSVMSGFLSVAFRSCRWGRMGMLAGGIALAGLGTARADDNNNLTLQLLDRVNTLEQETRDMRGQIDQLNNQVQQQNAAMNKQIEDMNFAMQHGHGGAGGGVPATAATAAAATAATPAAPAVKRSADDLLKAGNDALMQQDFATAQTDAQQVLSGPKSAKQVDAQYLLAQSLAGQKQYRQSALAYYDAYNRAPHGAKAPSALLGVAATLVALNDKASACQALDKLASEFPVPAPRIKSAEQVYRKRAKCSN, encoded by the coding sequence ATGCGGTCTGTAATGTCGGGTTTCCTTTCGGTTGCCTTCCGGTCGTGTCGATGGGGCAGGATGGGCATGCTGGCGGGCGGTATCGCGCTGGCCGGCCTTGGTACGGCACGGGCCGATGACAATAATAACCTGACCCTGCAACTGCTCGACCGTGTCAATACGCTTGAGCAGGAAACGCGCGACATGCGCGGCCAGATTGATCAGTTAAACAATCAGGTCCAGCAGCAGAATGCTGCCATGAACAAGCAGATCGAAGACATGAACTTCGCCATGCAGCATGGCCATGGTGGCGCGGGTGGGGGAGTGCCAGCAACTGCTGCAACTGCCGCAGCCGCCACCGCTGCAACTCCTGCCGCCCCGGCAGTGAAACGCAGCGCGGACGACCTGCTCAAGGCCGGTAACGATGCGCTGATGCAGCAGGATTTTGCAACCGCGCAGACCGATGCGCAGCAGGTGCTCTCCGGCCCCAAATCGGCCAAACAGGTTGATGCGCAGTATCTGCTTGCCCAGTCGCTGGCGGGCCAGAAGCAGTACCGTCAGTCAGCCCTTGCCTATTACGATGCTTATAACCGTGCACCCCATGGCGCAAAGGCACCTAGCGCCCTGCTGGGGGTTGCAGCAACGCTTGTGGCGCTCAATGACAAGGCATCTGCCTGCCAGGCGCTGGACAAGCTGGCCAGCGAGTTTCCCGTACCCGCGCCGCGTATCAAGTCGGCCGAACAGGTCTATCGCAAGCGCGCCAAGTGCAGCAACTGA
- the pal gene encoding peptidoglycan-associated lipoprotein Pal, whose translation MKLKLLGAAGMALFLAACSDHADKNANTGAATQQQVGPAPGSEADLVATAGDRVLFALNQSTLSSDSKAALDKQAAWLAKYPQVHVQIAGNCDDRGTEEYNIALGERRANAAHDYLVAKGVNASRMTTISYGKDRPTAVGDDESSWAQNRNAITAVQ comes from the coding sequence ATGAAACTAAAGCTTCTTGGTGCGGCCGGCATGGCCCTTTTCCTCGCCGCCTGTTCCGATCATGCAGACAAGAACGCGAACACGGGCGCAGCCACGCAGCAGCAGGTCGGCCCCGCGCCGGGTAGCGAGGCTGATCTGGTGGCAACGGCGGGCGACCGCGTTCTGTTCGCGCTGAACCAGAGCACGCTGTCGAGCGATTCAAAGGCTGCTCTCGACAAGCAGGCCGCATGGCTGGCCAAGTACCCGCAGGTACACGTGCAGATCGCCGGCAACTGCGATGACCGTGGCACGGAAGAATACAACATCGCACTGGGTGAGCGCCGTGCGAACGCCGCACATGATTACCTGGTGGCGAAGGGTGTTAATGCTTCGCGCATGACCACCATCTCCTATGGCAAGGACCGTCCGACTGCTGTTGGTGACGACGAGTCCTCCTGGGCCCAGAACCGTAACGCTATCACGGCGGTACAGTAA
- the tolB gene encoding Tol-Pal system beta propeller repeat protein TolB yields the protein MTSRSVKPLIPDDDAARLAAAFSRRGFMGAGVAGGLLATPLFAAGSAHAQAAGEAEITVDQARTAPIPIVLPSLGSGVAQQITDVISADLGNCGLFRPISASMPQGAPDFASYKSMGARAAVTGKVIDQGGSLRVEFRLWDVLVGKQIQGTAYTAAAQDWRRIAHVIADVIYSRMLGEQGYFNSRIAYIARSGPRAHQTTRLAIMDQDGADSRYLTNGQWLTLTPRFNPANSELAFMSYANYRPRVYLFNLNTGQQRLLGDFSGISFAPRFSPDGRSVILSVTRGGGSDIYLVDLASMSRRQLTASGAIDTSPSFSPDGSQIVFNSDRGGSPQLYVMSAAGGEAKRISYGHGQYGSPVWSPRGDLIAFSRIANGSFSLGVMAPDGTGERILTQGFTVESPTFCPNGRVLAFCRQSASGSGGAGFATGISTIDITGFHERALPAGSASDPTWSPLNK from the coding sequence ATGACGTCAAGAAGCGTAAAGCCACTGATTCCCGATGATGATGCAGCACGCCTGGCAGCAGCATTCAGCCGGCGTGGTTTCATGGGTGCGGGCGTGGCCGGTGGTCTGCTGGCCACACCGCTGTTCGCAGCGGGTTCCGCCCACGCGCAGGCCGCAGGTGAGGCCGAGATTACGGTGGACCAGGCCCGGACGGCACCCATTCCCATTGTCCTGCCCTCACTTGGCAGCGGAGTTGCCCAGCAGATTACCGATGTGATCTCGGCCGATCTGGGCAATTGCGGGCTGTTCCGCCCCATCAGTGCCAGCATGCCGCAGGGCGCGCCAGATTTTGCTTCCTACAAGTCCATGGGCGCACGCGCCGCCGTGACTGGCAAGGTCATTGACCAGGGCGGTTCACTTCGGGTGGAATTCCGCCTGTGGGATGTGCTGGTGGGCAAGCAGATCCAGGGCACGGCCTATACCGCTGCGGCACAGGACTGGCGCCGCATCGCGCATGTGATCGCCGATGTGATCTATAGCCGCATGTTGGGCGAGCAGGGCTACTTCAACTCCCGCATTGCCTATATCGCGCGTTCTGGCCCGCGCGCACACCAGACCACGCGGCTTGCCATTATGGACCAGGACGGGGCGGACAGCCGTTACCTGACCAACGGTCAGTGGCTGACCCTGACCCCGCGCTTCAATCCGGCCAATAGTGAACTGGCATTCATGTCATATGCCAACTACAGGCCGCGTGTTTACCTGTTCAACCTCAATACCGGGCAGCAACGCCTGCTTGGCGATTTTTCCGGTATTTCGTTTGCCCCCCGTTTCTCTCCCGATGGGCGGTCAGTCATCCTGTCGGTCACGCGTGGTGGCGGGTCCGATATCTACCTGGTGGACCTTGCCAGCATGTCGCGGCGGCAGTTGACGGCATCAGGTGCGATTGACACCAGTCCGTCCTTCAGCCCCGACGGGTCACAGATCGTCTTCAACTCCGACCGTGGTGGTTCGCCTCAGCTTTATGTCATGAGCGCAGCAGGCGGGGAGGCAAAGCGGATCTCCTATGGCCATGGGCAGTACGGATCGCCCGTCTGGTCGCCGCGCGGGGACCTGATCGCGTTCTCACGCATCGCCAATGGTAGTTTCTCGCTGGGTGTCATGGCGCCGGACGGAACGGGAGAGCGGATACTGACGCAGGGCTTTACTGTGGAAAGCCCGACTTTCTGCCCCAATGGCCGCGTTCTGGCCTTCTGCCGCCAGAGTGCTTCGGGGAGTGGTGGTGCCGGATTTGCAACAGGTATCAGCACAATTGATATCACCGGCTTCCATGAGCGCGCGCTCCCGGCGGGCAGTGCGTCCGACCCGACATGGTCGCCGCTAAATAAGTAA
- the tolR gene encoding protein TolR, translated as MGASLGDLRGRRRKRRPMAEINVTPLVDVMLVLLIIFMVTAPMMTSGVNVDLPKTDAAPVNTDTKPITVSIRSNGDLYLGDDPVSQDQLVDQLKAAAQNDREHRIFVRGDSHIDYGRVMQVMGQITAGGFTHVALLAQQPPGGGH; from the coding sequence ATGGGGGCAAGCCTGGGCGATCTGCGTGGGCGGCGGCGCAAGCGGCGGCCCATGGCGGAAATCAACGTCACCCCGCTGGTTGACGTGATGTTGGTGCTGCTCATCATTTTCATGGTGACGGCACCGATGATGACAAGCGGCGTGAACGTGGACCTGCCCAAGACCGATGCGGCGCCGGTCAATACCGATACCAAGCCCATCACCGTCTCCATCCGGTCCAATGGCGACCTGTACCTTGGTGATGACCCCGTCTCGCAGGACCAGTTGGTGGACCAGTTGAAGGCGGCTGCCCAGAATGACCGTGAGCACCGCATCTTCGTGCGCGGTGATTCCCATATCGATTATGGCCGCGTCATGCAGGTCATGGGGCAGATCACGGCTGGCGGGTTCACGCATGTAGCCCTTCTTGCACAGCAGCCGCCCGGCGGCGGCCACTGA
- the tolQ gene encoding protein TolQ, with the protein MWALFMHASIVVKLVMIGLVTCSVIVWAIIFDKFTTVRRVNRLANDFEERFWAGGSLEDLYESDGAKPVHPMAAVFGAAMGEWRRSSRISGIDLVHGGVQDRVNRAMAITITREMDRLNRWIIFLATIGPVAPFIGLFGTVWGIMHAFGSIAAMHNTNLSVVAPGISEALFATAIGLVTAIPAVIAYNVISNSMGVFEDRLDAFGTEFAAILSRQSEERGA; encoded by the coding sequence ATGTGGGCATTGTTCATGCATGCATCCATTGTCGTGAAGCTGGTGATGATCGGCCTTGTGACCTGTAGTGTGATTGTATGGGCAATCATTTTCGACAAATTCACGACCGTTCGTCGGGTCAACCGGCTGGCTAATGATTTTGAGGAGCGGTTCTGGGCGGGTGGCAGCCTGGAAGATCTGTACGAATCGGATGGGGCGAAGCCTGTGCACCCTATGGCTGCGGTATTTGGCGCGGCCATGGGTGAATGGCGGCGTTCATCGCGCATATCCGGTATCGACCTTGTGCATGGGGGGGTGCAGGACCGCGTCAACCGCGCCATGGCCATCACCATCACGCGTGAGATGGACCGGCTGAACCGGTGGATCATCTTTCTGGCGACCATCGGGCCGGTGGCTCCCTTCATCGGCCTGTTTGGCACGGTATGGGGCATCATGCACGCCTTCGGCTCGATCGCGGCGATGCATAATACCAACCTGTCGGTTGTGGCTCCTGGTATTTCGGAAGCCCTGTTCGCAACCGCCATCGGCCTGGTCACGGCCATTCCGGCGGTGATCGCCTATAACGTGATCAGCAACAGCATGGGCGTGTTCGAGGACCGGCTGGATGCCTTCGGCACCGAGTTCGCGGCCATCCTGTCACGCCAGTCCGAAGAAAGGGGTGCGTGA
- a CDS encoding YbgC/FadM family acyl-CoA thioesterase: protein MVQHNIDFRIYYEDTDAGGVVYHARYLGLAERARTEAIRAQGRSASDLLADYGLAFVVRQAIIDYRAPLRLDDIVRVTTRLTELGAASCRLWQEFHKVGDAAGTGCGTLDVRLACVRATDGRAARFPPPWRDLLRALIA, encoded by the coding sequence ATGGTGCAACATAATATCGACTTCCGCATCTATTACGAGGATACGGATGCGGGGGGCGTGGTCTATCACGCCCGCTACCTGGGGCTGGCCGAGCGGGCGCGCACCGAGGCCATCCGCGCGCAGGGGCGATCGGCTTCCGATCTGCTGGCTGATTACGGGCTGGCCTTCGTGGTCAGGCAGGCCATCATCGACTACCGCGCGCCGTTGCGGCTGGATGACATCGTGCGCGTTACGACTCGCCTGACCGAACTGGGGGCGGCAAGCTGTCGGCTGTGGCAGGAATTTCACAAGGTGGGAGACGCAGCGGGAACAGGATGTGGCACGCTTGATGTCCGTCTGGCCTGCGTGCGCGCAACAGATGGGCGCGCTGCCCGATTTCCGCCGCCTTGGCGTGATCTGTTACGTGCACTGATCGCGTAA
- the ruvB gene encoding Holliday junction branch migration DNA helicase RuvB gives MSELPEREIDARRSEEDGNEGTLRPQTLDDFTGQKASRENLAIFIAAARQRGDALDHVLLHGPPGLGKTTLAQIVARELGVGFRATSGPVIQRAGDLAAILTNLQPRDVLFIDEIHRLHPAIEEVLYPAMEDFQLDLIIGEGPAARSVRIDLSPFTLVAATTRAGLLATPLRDRFGIPLRLVFYTPEELCQIVTRGARKLEFDLTPEGAEEIARRSRGTPRIAGRLLRRVRDFAAVARAGRGPVDRVLADAALSRLEVDSMGLDSMDRRYLRRIAEFHHGGPVGVETLAAALAEARDTLEDVIEPYLIQEGLVLRTSRGRMLGERGWRHLGLQPPARTPGQGDLLGD, from the coding sequence ATGAGTGAACTGCCAGAACGCGAGATCGACGCCCGCAGGAGTGAAGAAGACGGCAACGAAGGCACGCTGCGACCCCAGACGCTCGATGATTTTACCGGCCAGAAGGCCAGCCGTGAAAACCTTGCCATCTTCATCGCCGCAGCCCGTCAGCGTGGCGATGCGCTTGACCATGTGCTGTTGCACGGGCCGCCGGGCCTGGGCAAGACCACGCTGGCCCAGATCGTGGCGCGTGAACTTGGCGTAGGCTTTCGCGCCACATCCGGGCCGGTCATCCAGCGTGCGGGTGATCTTGCCGCGATCCTGACCAACCTCCAGCCGCGCGACGTGCTGTTCATTGATGAGATCCACCGCCTGCACCCTGCTATTGAGGAAGTGCTCTACCCGGCGATGGAGGATTTCCAGCTCGACCTGATTATTGGTGAAGGGCCAGCCGCGCGTTCCGTGCGGATCGACCTCTCTCCCTTCACGCTAGTGGCGGCCACCACGCGCGCGGGCCTGCTGGCTACCCCGCTGCGTGACCGGTTCGGCATTCCGCTGCGGTTAGTGTTCTATACGCCGGAAGAGTTGTGCCAGATTGTGACCCGGGGTGCGCGCAAGCTGGAATTCGACCTGACACCGGAAGGGGCGGAGGAAATCGCCCGCCGCTCCCGCGGGACACCACGTATCGCAGGCAGGCTGTTGCGCCGGGTACGCGATTTTGCCGCCGTGGCGCGCGCAGGGCGCGGGCCGGTGGACCGGGTGCTGGCCGATGCCGCACTCTCCCGGCTGGAAGTCGATTCGATGGGGCTGGACAGCATGGACCGCCGCTACTTGCGCCGCATTGCCGAATTCCACCACGGTGGTCCGGTGGGGGTGGAAACGCTGGCTGCCGCCCTGGCTGAAGCCCGTGATACGCTGGAAGACGTGATCGAGCCGTACCTGATCCAGGAAGGGCTTGTGCTGCGGACAAGCCGGGGGCGCATGCTGGGCGAGAGGGGGTGGCGGCATCTGGGCCTTCAACCCCCCGCCCGTACGCCCGGACAGGGCGACCTGCTGGGGGATTGA
- the ruvA gene encoding Holliday junction branch migration protein RuvA, with the protein MIAQLRGLLAQVEADRCVIDVSGVGYLVQASSRTLAVLPQPPELALVLVETVVREDAILLYGFAEPSERSWFRLLTTVQGVGAKVALAILSVLPPPELMVAIGSGDKAMLTRAGGVGARLAQRIVTELRDKCEGMPTGVAAGAGVAGVTITMPTPHSIAADALLALSGLGFRRGEALSVVERVIERHEGKVDLDVVIRDALKELAR; encoded by the coding sequence ATGATCGCACAGTTGCGCGGCCTGCTGGCGCAGGTGGAAGCCGACCGCTGCGTGATTGACGTAAGCGGTGTGGGCTATCTTGTGCAGGCATCCAGCCGCACGCTGGCGGTACTGCCCCAGCCGCCGGAACTGGCTTTGGTACTGGTGGAAACCGTGGTGCGCGAGGACGCGATCCTGCTGTACGGCTTTGCCGAGCCATCGGAACGCTCATGGTTCCGTCTGCTGACCACGGTGCAGGGCGTGGGAGCCAAAGTGGCGCTGGCCATCCTGTCGGTTTTGCCGCCGCCTGAACTCATGGTGGCCATCGGGTCGGGTGACAAGGCCATGCTGACCCGCGCAGGCGGCGTGGGTGCGCGACTGGCCCAGCGAATCGTGACTGAACTGCGTGACAAGTGCGAAGGTATGCCCACCGGCGTGGCAGCGGGGGCAGGCGTGGCGGGTGTGACCATTACCATGCCCACGCCGCACAGCATTGCGGCGGATGCGCTGCTTGCGCTGTCTGGCCTTGGCTTCAGGCGCGGGGAGGCGCTGTCGGTGGTGGAACGGGTGATTGAGCGGCATGAAGGCAAGGTAGACCTTGATGTCGTGATCCGTGACGCGCTGAAGGAACTGGCTCGATGA
- the ruvC gene encoding crossover junction endodeoxyribonuclease RuvC has translation MVRILGIDPGLRFTGWGVITAQGNRLAHVADGVIATDSALSVPERLRHLHDALLELARSFAPDEAAVEETYVNRNGAATLKLGYARGVGLLVPMLLDIPVSEYGAKTVKRAVVGTGAATKEQVSMMVRRILPTALLKRADAADALAVAICHAHHRTSAAHIARATRMA, from the coding sequence ATGGTCCGCATCCTGGGCATTGACCCCGGCCTGCGTTTTACCGGCTGGGGGGTCATTACCGCGCAGGGCAACCGTCTGGCCCATGTGGCCGATGGGGTGATTGCAACCGACTCGGCACTCAGCGTGCCCGAACGGCTGCGCCACCTGCATGATGCGCTGCTGGAACTGGCCCGCAGCTTTGCCCCCGATGAAGCCGCGGTGGAGGAAACCTACGTCAACCGTAACGGGGCTGCCACGCTCAAGCTGGGCTATGCTCGTGGCGTGGGGCTGCTGGTGCCGATGCTGCTGGATATTCCCGTGTCCGAATACGGGGCAAAAACGGTCAAGCGCGCGGTGGTGGGCACAGGGGCCGCGACAAAGGAACAGGTCAGCATGATGGTCCGCCGGATCCTGCCTACCGCCCTGCTCAAGCGCGCCGATGCGGCGGATGCGCTGGCCGTGGCCATCTGCCATGCCCATCATCGCACCAGTGCCGCCCACATTGCCCGCGCCACGAGAATGGCATGA
- a CDS encoding YebC/PmpR family DNA-binding transcriptional regulator — MAGHSQFKNIMHRKGAQDAKRAKQFAKVIREITVAAREGMPDPAMNPRLRAAISAAREVNMPKDTVERAIKKASGAGGGDDYTEVRYEGYGPAGVAVIVEGLTDNRNRTASDVRAAFSKHGGSLGETNSVSFMFTRLGVIAYPLDAASEDDLIEAGLEAGAENVETVDGMHEVTCPVESFFAVRDALETRFGEPASAKLDWRPGNTVELDEDKARSVFKLIDTLEDHDDVQAVYANFDLPDDVAEKLSA; from the coding sequence ATGGCGGGTCATTCCCAGTTCAAGAACATCATGCACCGCAAGGGCGCGCAGGACGCCAAGCGGGCCAAGCAGTTTGCCAAGGTCATTCGTGAAATTACCGTGGCCGCGCGCGAAGGCATGCCTGACCCGGCCATGAACCCGCGCCTGCGTGCCGCCATTTCCGCCGCGCGTGAAGTCAACATGCCCAAGGATACGGTCGAGCGCGCGATCAAGAAGGCATCGGGTGCTGGCGGCGGTGATGATTATACCGAGGTCCGGTACGAAGGCTACGGCCCCGCCGGTGTAGCCGTGATCGTGGAAGGGTTGACCGACAACCGCAACCGCACGGCATCCGATGTACGCGCAGCGTTTTCCAAGCATGGCGGCTCGCTGGGGGAGACCAATTCGGTTTCCTTCATGTTCACCCGGCTGGGCGTGATTGCCTATCCGCTTGATGCGGCCAGCGAGGACGACCTGATTGAGGCAGGTCTGGAAGCCGGTGCCGAGAATGTCGAGACTGTGGACGGCATGCATGAAGTGACCTGCCCGGTTGAGTCCTTCTTTGCCGTGCGTGATGCGCTGGAAACCCGTTTTGGCGAACCAGCCTCGGCCAAGCTGGACTGGCGGCCGGGCAATACGGTCGAACTGGACGAGGACAAGGCGCGGAGCGTGTTCAAGCTGATCGACACGCTGGAAGACCATGACGACGTGCAGGCCGTGTATGCCAATTTCGACCTGCCGGATGACGTGGCCGAAAAGCTTTCGGCCTGA